The Procambarus clarkii isolate CNS0578487 chromosome 66, FALCON_Pclarkii_2.0, whole genome shotgun sequence genome has a window encoding:
- the Nurf-38 gene encoding uncharacterized protein Nurf-38 isoform X2 gives MAGAVSMAHVWRSLTRHQALRSATRTLANISAPKRLKVSAYIPEVRRGMAYSVLEKGCPNTLDYRVFLKNENGPLSPFHDVPLFANEGNKIFNMVVEVPRWTNAKMEISTKDPLNPIKQDVKKGKLRFVANCFPHHGYIWNYGALPQTWEDPNHIDEATGCKGDNDPIDVCEIGYRVAKRGEVIQVKVLGTLALIDEGETDWKLIAIDVNDPLAPQLSDISDVEKHMPGFLKASVEWFRIYKIPDGKPENQFAFNGLAKDRDFAHKIIMETHEAWQNLVEGKTDAGGHSTSSVSVPNCVNKLTSADAQEVVDGSPEPGPAQPIDPKVDLWHYVTLK, from the exons ATGGCAGGGGCAGTCAGCATGGCTCACGTGTGGAGGAGCCTCACCCGGCACCAAGCACTGAGGTCTGCTACACGCACACTCGCAAACATTTCCGCCCCAAAACGCCTCAAGGTTTCTGCATACATTCCAGAGGTGCGGAGAGGAATGGCTTACAGCGTCTTGGAGAAGGGGTGCCCCAACACCCTCGACTACAGGGTGTTCTTGA AGAATGAGAATGGACCCCTCTCTCCATTCCATGACGTTCCACTGTTTGCAAATGAAGGAAACAAAATTTTTAACATGGTAGTGGAGGTGCCCAGATGGACCAATGCCAAGATGGAG ATATCCACCAAGGATCCTTTGAATCCAATTAAACAGGATGTTAAGAAGGGTAAACTTCGATTTGTTGCAAACTGTTTTCCTCACCACGGCTACATATGGAATTATGGTGCACTCCCACAG ACCTGGGAGGATCCCAACCACATCGATGAAGCTACAGGATGTAAGGGCGATAATGACCCTATTGATGTGTGTGAAATTGGCTACCGTGTGGCCAAGAGGGGTGAAGTCATTCAAGTGAAG GTGCTTGGGACTTTAGCTCTTATTGATGAAGGAGAGACAGATTGGAAGCTAATTGCCATTGATGTTAATGACCCATTGGCTCCACAACTAAGTGATATATCTGATGTGGAGAAGCACATGCCTGGTTTCCTGAAAGCATCTGTGGAATGGTTCAGGATTTATAAGATACCAGATGGCAAACCTGAGAACCAGTTTGCTTTTAATGGATTGGCTAAGGATAGAGACTTTGCTCATAAG ATTATCATGGAGACCCATGAAGCATGGCAGAATTTAGTAGAAGGCAAGACTGATGCTGGTGGACATAGCACCAGCAGTGTTTCTGTTCCCAACTGTGTCAACAAGCTTACGTCAGCGGATGCACAAGAAGTAGTAGATGGCTCTCCAGAGCCTGGACCAGCACAACCCATTGATCCTAAAG
- the Nurf-38 gene encoding inorganic pyrophosphatase isoform X1, giving the protein MGMIGLLVVLAACVGCQRVESLVKNNVSLVMPDGRIVPWWPVKGSVPSIIGPGVKVHINTKVNLGHKPSSTFEALGIIRNDQGKESEEQDEDGSDIKRVTKEPCVTCGKPCGGSGGSQNHEGTRTPTVVWPASTSQFSGLNVTVIERGRFNTPSYHIYFQNENGPLSPFHDVPLFANEGNKIFNMVVEVPRWTNAKMEISTKDPLNPIKQDVKKGKLRFVANCFPHHGYIWNYGALPQTWEDPNHIDEATGCKGDNDPIDVCEIGYRVAKRGEVIQVKVLGTLALIDEGETDWKLIAIDVNDPLAPQLSDISDVEKHMPGFLKASVEWFRIYKIPDGKPENQFAFNGLAKDRDFAHKIIMETHEAWQNLVEGKTDAGGHSTSSVSVPNCVNKLTSADAQEVVDGSPEPGPAQPIDPKVDLWHYVTLK; this is encoded by the exons ATGGGGATGAttgggttgttggtggtgttggcggcGTGTGTAGGGTGTCAGAGGGTGGAGAGTTTGGTGAAGAACAACGTCTCCCTGGTGATGCCTGATGGAAGAATAGTTCCCTGGTGGCCCGTTAAAGGCAGTGTCCCCAGCATCATCGGCCCCGGGGTCAAGGTCCATATAAACACCAAGGTCAATCTAGGACATAAACCTAGTTCTACGTTCGAAGCTTTGGGTATTATACGGAATGATCAAGGGAAGGAAAGCGAAGAGCAAGATGAGGATGGTAGCGATATAAAACGCGTGACCAAGGAGCCATGTGTTACTTGTGGGAAGCCATGTGGCGGCTCCGGAGGGAGCCAGAACCATGAGGGCACCAGGACGCCGACGGTGGTGTGGCCCGCGTCCACCAGCCAGTTCTCAGGACTCAACGTTACTGTCATCGAGAGAGGCCGCTTCAACACCCCGTCGTATCATATTTACTTCC AGAATGAGAATGGACCCCTCTCTCCATTCCATGACGTTCCACTGTTTGCAAATGAAGGAAACAAAATTTTTAACATGGTAGTGGAGGTGCCCAGATGGACCAATGCCAAGATGGAG ATATCCACCAAGGATCCTTTGAATCCAATTAAACAGGATGTTAAGAAGGGTAAACTTCGATTTGTTGCAAACTGTTTTCCTCACCACGGCTACATATGGAATTATGGTGCACTCCCACAG ACCTGGGAGGATCCCAACCACATCGATGAAGCTACAGGATGTAAGGGCGATAATGACCCTATTGATGTGTGTGAAATTGGCTACCGTGTGGCCAAGAGGGGTGAAGTCATTCAAGTGAAG GTGCTTGGGACTTTAGCTCTTATTGATGAAGGAGAGACAGATTGGAAGCTAATTGCCATTGATGTTAATGACCCATTGGCTCCACAACTAAGTGATATATCTGATGTGGAGAAGCACATGCCTGGTTTCCTGAAAGCATCTGTGGAATGGTTCAGGATTTATAAGATACCAGATGGCAAACCTGAGAACCAGTTTGCTTTTAATGGATTGGCTAAGGATAGAGACTTTGCTCATAAG ATTATCATGGAGACCCATGAAGCATGGCAGAATTTAGTAGAAGGCAAGACTGATGCTGGTGGACATAGCACCAGCAGTGTTTCTGTTCCCAACTGTGTCAACAAGCTTACGTCAGCGGATGCACAAGAAGTAGTAGATGGCTCTCCAGAGCCTGGACCAGCACAACCCATTGATCCTAAAG